In one window of Gemmatimonadota bacterium DNA:
- the rpsD gene encoding 30S ribosomal protein S4 translates to MRYTGPSCRQCRREGTKLFLKGTRCLTEKCAVERRGYAPGQHGQNAGRGRKASEYAKQLREKQKVKRIYGLTERQFRNTFDRISRESGVKGTNLVIALETRLDNIVFRMGFAASRKSARQLVRHGHVQVNGGKVDVPSYVIRPGMEVRVAPASRELVTVRAAQEFATRGTTLSWLSVDTEKAAGRVTERPTRDAIPLNAQEQLIVELYSK, encoded by the coding sequence ATGCGCTACACCGGTCCGAGCTGCCGCCAGTGCCGTCGGGAAGGCACCAAGCTGTTCCTCAAGGGCACGCGCTGCCTGACGGAGAAGTGCGCCGTGGAGCGCCGGGGCTACGCCCCGGGCCAGCATGGCCAGAACGCCGGCCGTGGCCGCAAGGCGTCGGAGTACGCCAAGCAGCTGCGTGAGAAGCAGAAGGTCAAGCGCATCTACGGGCTCACCGAGCGCCAGTTCCGGAACACCTTCGACCGCATCTCGCGCGAGAGCGGCGTGAAGGGCACCAACCTGGTGATCGCGCTCGAGACCCGGCTGGACAACATCGTCTTCCGCATGGGCTTCGCCGCCAGCCGCAAGTCGGCCCGCCAGCTGGTCCGGCACGGGCACGTGCAGGTGAACGGCGGCAAGGTCGACGTGCCGTCCTACGTGATCCGCCCGGGCATGGAAGTGCGCGTGGCGCCGGCCAGCCGCGAGCTGGTGACGGTCCGGGCCGCGCAGGAGTTCGCCACCCGCGGGACCACGCTGTCGTGGCTCTCGGTGGACACCGAGAAGGCCGCCGGGCGCGTCACGGAGCGCCCGACGCGCGACGCCATCCCGCTCAATGCGCAGGAACAGCTCATCGTCGAGCTCTACTCGAAGTGA
- the rpmJ gene encoding 50S ribosomal protein L36, with product MKVRSSIKPICEHCKVVRRQGTLRIICKRNPKHKQRQG from the coding sequence GTGAAGGTTCGCTCGAGCATCAAGCCGATTTGTGAGCATTGCAAGGTCGTGCGGCGGCAGGGCACGCTCCGCATCATCTGCAAGCGCAACCCGAAGCACAAGCAGCGGCAGGGGTAA
- a CDS encoding GDP-mannose 4,6-dehydratase translates to MKILVTGAGGFVGRWLVPALVAAGHEVLGTRLPGEAPPDFLSAAERLRVRWLPLELSDGVSVRAAVEELPDAVIHLAALASGAEARRDPGLAWEVNAAGTARLADALGQRRHEGAGEPRFLLVSTAEVYGHGTMGRLRTEEDPLQPVSPYASSKVGAEVAALEVARRTGLHVVIARSFPHTGPGQTENYVVPAFARRLAAARRIGAATVKTGNLEPVRDFLDVRDVVRAYLALLLQGTPGQAYNIASGQGRSLGSIFTDLAGLLGVHATPQVDPQLTRTADIPHLVGDARRLTADTGWTPQLSFAQTLQDVVNAQTD, encoded by the coding sequence ATGAAGATCCTGGTGACAGGGGCCGGGGGCTTCGTGGGGCGGTGGCTGGTGCCCGCCCTGGTGGCGGCCGGGCATGAGGTGCTCGGCACCCGGCTTCCCGGCGAGGCGCCGCCGGACTTCCTCTCCGCCGCGGAGCGGCTACGGGTGCGCTGGCTGCCGCTCGAGCTCTCGGACGGGGTCTCGGTGCGGGCCGCGGTCGAGGAGCTGCCCGACGCGGTGATCCACCTCGCGGCCCTCGCTTCCGGCGCGGAGGCGCGGCGCGATCCCGGCCTGGCGTGGGAGGTGAATGCGGCCGGCACCGCCCGCCTGGCTGATGCCCTCGGACAGCGGCGTCACGAAGGGGCGGGAGAGCCCCGGTTCCTGCTCGTCTCCACGGCCGAGGTGTACGGCCACGGCACGATGGGACGCCTGCGGACGGAGGAGGACCCGCTGCAGCCGGTCTCGCCGTACGCTTCGAGCAAGGTCGGGGCGGAGGTGGCCGCGCTCGAGGTGGCGCGGCGCACCGGGCTGCACGTGGTGATTGCCCGGTCGTTTCCCCACACCGGGCCCGGCCAGACCGAGAACTACGTGGTGCCCGCCTTTGCGCGCCGGCTCGCGGCCGCGCGCCGCATCGGGGCCGCCACGGTCAAGACCGGGAACCTGGAGCCGGTGCGCGACTTCCTTGATGTTCGCGACGTGGTGCGGGCGTACCTGGCGCTGCTGCTCCAGGGGACGCCGGGCCAGGCCTACAACATCGCCTCGGGGCAGGGCCGCAGCCTCGGCAGCATCTTTACCGACCTGGCCGGCCTGCTGGGGGTGCACGCCACGCCCCAGGTCGACCCGCAGCTCACTCGCACGGCGGACATTCCGCACCTGGTCGGGGACGCCCGTCGTCTCACGGCCGACACCGGGTGGACGCCCCAGCTCTCCTTCGCCCAGACCCTCCAGGACGTCGTCAATGCCCAAACGGACTGA
- the smpB gene encoding SsrA-binding protein SmpB: protein MTSRARRTPDASGRLSVARNPKATHDYHILETWEAGLVLTGTEVKSLRSGKASIKEGFARLANGEVFLEGVNITPYEQGNRYNHDPVRTRKLLLHRREIERLVGAVEQKGLTLVPLELYFSNGVAKVTLALGRGKKAHDRREDLKKRDAEREMARAMSRRA from the coding sequence ATGACTTCCCGGGCCCGCCGTACTCCCGACGCCTCGGGGCGACTCTCGGTCGCCCGCAACCCCAAGGCGACCCACGACTACCACATCCTCGAGACGTGGGAGGCGGGGCTGGTCCTGACCGGCACTGAGGTGAAGTCGCTGCGCAGCGGCAAGGCCTCGATCAAGGAGGGCTTCGCCCGCCTCGCCAACGGGGAGGTCTTCCTCGAGGGCGTGAACATCACCCCGTATGAGCAGGGCAACCGCTACAACCACGATCCCGTCCGGACCCGGAAGCTGCTGCTGCACCGGCGCGAGATCGAGCGGCTCGTCGGCGCCGTGGAGCAGAAGGGCCTGACACTGGTCCCCCTGGAGCTCTACTTCAGCAACGGGGTGGCCAAGGTGACGCTCGCGCTGGGCCGCGGCAAGAAGGCCCACGACCGGCGGGAAGACCTCAAGAAGCGTGACGCCGAGCGGGAGATGGCGCGCGCGATGAGCCGGCGCGCATGA
- the pyrF gene encoding orotidine-5'-phosphate decarboxylase, with product MAELVVALDLPGDEARRLLDRLPEVRWVKVGSILFTREGPALLRELAGRGLQVFLDLKWHDIPHTVAGAVESAAGLGVAMATVHTLGGADMMAEAARASGGRLGVVGVTVLTSHSRAGYGAATGRGPEVVLLDEVGRLAEAAQVAGLRGVVCSPLEVATVRSRLGAEAWVVVPGIRRAGDAAGDQVRTATPDVAARAGATHLVVGRPILQAADPRAVYREMAEAARPQG from the coding sequence ATGGCTGAACTCGTCGTGGCGCTCGACCTGCCGGGTGACGAGGCCCGGCGGCTGCTCGACCGCCTCCCCGAGGTGCGCTGGGTCAAGGTCGGCTCGATCCTGTTCACCCGGGAGGGCCCGGCGCTGCTCCGGGAACTCGCCGGCCGGGGACTCCAGGTCTTTCTCGATCTCAAGTGGCACGATATCCCCCACACCGTGGCGGGGGCGGTCGAATCCGCAGCGGGGCTGGGCGTGGCCATGGCCACGGTCCACACCCTGGGCGGGGCCGACATGATGGCCGAGGCCGCCCGGGCCAGCGGGGGCCGGCTCGGGGTGGTGGGGGTCACCGTGCTGACCTCGCACAGCCGGGCCGGGTACGGCGCGGCCACGGGGCGGGGGCCGGAGGTGGTGCTGCTGGACGAGGTTGGCCGGCTGGCGGAGGCCGCGCAGGTGGCCGGGCTCCGGGGTGTGGTCTGCTCCCCCCTCGAGGTGGCGACGGTTCGGTCGCGGCTGGGGGCGGAGGCCTGGGTGGTGGTGCCCGGGATCCGGCGGGCCGGGGATGCCGCCGGGGACCAGGTGAGGACCGCCACCCCGGACGTTGCGGCGCGGGCGGGGGCCACGCACCTGGTGGTGGGTCGGCCGATCCTCCAGGCGGCCGATCCCCGGGCGGTCTACCGGGAGATGGCGGAGGCCGCCCGGCCCCAGGGCTGA
- a CDS encoding N-acetylmuramoyl-L-alanine amidase, with the protein MITALFLAALAGGPRPAPQMVTVQTPRGTTRLPVTAHGPAGPGVSATAFVEALNGRLQIREPWAEVILARQSFRFLLNAPGLVFNDRLQPLVGWAWRGRDSLFLPLQFVAEVLPGVLAERYDFQPGAARLVETGPPASAPVARLPNGLRPGHVVVVDPGHGGRDPGNPGIYFPRGMNEKHVTLAVGLLLRDELRRRGIRVVMTRQTDTLISVLERAPFCTAECDLFVSLHVDALPTSARRRFSTVRGFHTIIIGEENTEATDRIADMENDALRYEDAPRQQGGDLDFILRNLQMNEYLRESARAAELVQENLDLVHAGDNRGVKQHNRLAVLNTARRPAILVEMGFSTNPEDARLLTNRKSQESFAAAMADAVVAYLLEYERRSGTGGAGGSR; encoded by the coding sequence ATGATCACGGCACTCTTCCTGGCGGCGCTCGCCGGCGGGCCCCGGCCGGCGCCGCAGATGGTCACCGTGCAGACACCGCGTGGCACCACCCGGCTGCCGGTCACGGCGCATGGCCCCGCCGGCCCCGGGGTTTCGGCCACGGCGTTCGTCGAGGCGCTCAACGGGCGGTTGCAGATCCGGGAGCCCTGGGCCGAGGTGATCCTGGCGCGGCAGTCATTCCGATTCCTGCTGAATGCGCCCGGGCTCGTCTTCAACGACCGGCTGCAGCCGCTGGTCGGCTGGGCCTGGCGCGGCCGTGATTCGCTGTTCCTGCCGCTGCAGTTCGTCGCCGAGGTGCTGCCGGGGGTGCTGGCGGAGCGGTACGACTTCCAGCCCGGCGCGGCGCGCCTGGTGGAGACGGGGCCCCCGGCGTCCGCGCCGGTCGCCCGCCTCCCGAACGGCCTGCGGCCCGGGCACGTGGTGGTGGTGGACCCGGGGCACGGCGGCCGGGATCCGGGCAACCCGGGGATCTACTTCCCCCGGGGCATGAACGAGAAGCACGTGACCCTCGCCGTGGGATTGCTGCTCCGGGACGAACTCCGCCGCCGGGGAATCCGGGTGGTGATGACCCGCCAGACGGACACCCTGATCAGCGTGCTCGAACGCGCCCCATTCTGCACGGCCGAGTGCGACCTCTTCGTGAGCCTGCACGTCGACGCACTGCCCACCAGCGCCCGCCGGAGGTTCTCCACCGTGCGGGGGTTTCATACGATCATCATCGGCGAGGAGAACACCGAGGCCACCGACCGGATCGCCGACATGGAGAACGATGCCCTCCGGTATGAGGACGCCCCGCGGCAGCAGGGGGGCGACCTCGACTTCATCCTCCGCAACCTCCAGATGAACGAGTACCTCCGCGAGTCGGCCCGCGCGGCGGAGCTGGTGCAGGAGAACCTCGATCTGGTGCACGCTGGCGACAACCGCGGGGTGAAGCAGCACAACCGGCTGGCGGTGCTCAATACCGCCCGGCGGCCCGCCATCCTGGTGGAGATGGGCTTCTCCACCAATCCGGAGGATGCCCGCCTCCTCACCAACCGCAAGTCACAGGAGTCCTTCGCCGCCGCCATGGCGGACGCGGTGGTGGCCTACCTGCTGGAGTACGAACGCCGCAGCGGCACCGGTGGAGCGGGGGGGAGCCGGTGA
- the rplQ gene encoding 50S ribosomal protein L17 codes for MRHQAKGRQLSRTSEHRRALMRNMATSLILHGGIETTVAKAKELRPYAEKLITLARRGDLHARRQVAAKIREREALTRLFAEIGPRFAARPGGYTRILKLGHRPGDGAEVARIELLPE; via the coding sequence ATGCGACACCAAGCCAAGGGCCGGCAGCTTTCGCGCACGTCCGAACATCGCCGGGCGCTGATGCGGAACATGGCCACCAGCCTCATCCTGCATGGCGGGATCGAGACCACCGTGGCCAAGGCCAAGGAGCTGCGTCCCTACGCCGAGAAGCTCATCACCCTGGCCCGCCGGGGCGACCTGCACGCCCGCCGGCAGGTCGCGGCCAAGATCCGGGAGCGCGAGGCGCTTACCCGCCTGTTCGCCGAGATCGGCCCGCGGTTCGCCGCCCGGCCGGGCGGCTACACCCGGATCCTCAAGCTCGGCCACCGGCCCGGCGACGGCGCCGAGGTGGCGCGGATCGAGCTGCTGCCCGAGTGA
- a CDS encoding dihydroorotate dehydrogenase translates to MASALARTVVGVAYQNPVLLAAGTAGFGREVAGVIDLERLGGIITKAVSTAPRPGNRAPRVAEFPGGMMNSVGLANPGLARVQAEQLPWLMRHLHAARALVNVVGFEAPDFAEVVAGLDQFDGIAGFEINLSCPNTHAGGMEFGADPTSAARVLELCRARTRKPLFAKLSPALPDIAGMALTVRGAGADGVSVVNTMPGYLYGEAQLPRLGNGNGGVSGPALLPVGVLAVRKIMDRSGGMPVIGMGGIRSAGDARQYLQAGAALVAVGTAAMCNPRIPERIVADLEAGDG, encoded by the coding sequence GTGGCCAGCGCCCTCGCCCGCACCGTAGTCGGCGTCGCCTACCAGAACCCCGTCCTGCTCGCGGCCGGCACGGCCGGCTTCGGCCGCGAGGTGGCCGGCGTGATCGACCTGGAGCGCCTGGGCGGGATCATCACCAAGGCGGTGTCCACCGCGCCCCGTCCCGGCAACCGGGCGCCGCGGGTGGCCGAGTTCCCTGGCGGCATGATGAACTCCGTCGGCCTGGCCAACCCCGGGCTGGCCCGGGTCCAGGCGGAGCAGCTCCCGTGGCTCATGCGCCACCTGCACGCCGCGCGGGCCTTGGTCAACGTGGTCGGGTTCGAGGCGCCGGATTTCGCCGAGGTCGTGGCCGGGCTGGACCAGTTCGACGGGATCGCGGGCTTCGAGATCAACCTCTCCTGCCCCAACACCCACGCCGGCGGCATGGAGTTCGGCGCCGATCCCACGAGTGCCGCCCGGGTCCTGGAGCTGTGCCGGGCACGGACCCGCAAGCCGCTGTTCGCCAAGCTCTCGCCCGCGCTGCCGGATATCGCCGGCATGGCGCTGACGGTGCGCGGCGCCGGGGCCGACGGCGTGAGCGTGGTGAACACCATGCCGGGATACCTCTACGGCGAGGCCCAGCTGCCGAGGCTCGGCAATGGCAACGGCGGGGTGAGCGGGCCGGCCCTGCTGCCGGTCGGGGTCCTGGCGGTGCGGAAGATCATGGACCGCAGCGGCGGCATGCCGGTGATCGGCATGGGTGGCATCCGGTCGGCGGGGGATGCCCGACAGTACCTGCAGGCGGGGGCCGCGCTGGTGGCAGTCGGGACTGCGGCCATGTGCAACCCGAGGATCCCCGAGCGGATCGTGGCAGACCTGGAGGCGGGCGATGGCTGA
- the rpsM gene encoding 30S ribosomal protein S13, protein MARIAGVDLPREKRVEIGLTYIYGIGRPTANRILSETGVSPDTRVRDLSDAEVARLRQFIERSLRVEGALRTEIAMNIKRLMDIGSYRGVRHRRGLPVRGQRTHTNARTKKGPRRAIAGKKKVTKK, encoded by the coding sequence ATGGCGCGTATTGCTGGCGTGGATCTGCCGCGAGAGAAGCGGGTCGAGATCGGCCTCACCTACATCTACGGCATCGGCCGTCCGACCGCCAACCGGATCCTGTCCGAGACTGGCGTGAGCCCGGATACCCGAGTGCGGGACCTTTCGGACGCTGAAGTGGCGCGGCTGCGCCAGTTCATCGAGCGTTCGCTTCGCGTCGAGGGCGCCCTGCGCACCGAGATCGCGATGAACATCAAGCGGCTCATGGATATCGGCAGCTATCGCGGCGTGCGGCATCGCCGGGGCCTGCCGGTCCGCGGGCAGCGCACGCATACCAACGCCCGCACCAAGAAGGGCCCGCGCCGGGCCATCGCGGGCAAGAAGAAGGTGACGAAGAAGTAA
- a CDS encoding DNA-directed RNA polymerase subunit alpha, whose translation MTIDLTGLVRPHLVEMTKREDNPNIAEFRLQPLERGFGYTLGNSLRRLLLSSLRGSAVWAFRLDGVVHEHQTIPGVHEDVHQIIQRLKSLTLVLADDVDEAVLKIKKDGAGPVYARDIIPSGSVRVVNPDHLLFTVQDDREVNGELHVNKGRGYVESELHPKDRSLPVDLITIDAIYNPVRRANFSVAETRVGQRTDYDRLTVSVETNGTLSPEDAIAYAAALAQEHFRYFVEFGKVPMGRPEAPAGLQGGGALRDKLTKLIDDFGLSVRSLNSLKNSNIRTLGDLVTYTEDELLKVKNVGEKALKEIADLLRQQDLNFGMRFEEADGDLRVAHPGTPPSARVALDGGEEG comes from the coding sequence ATGACCATTGACCTGACCGGACTGGTCCGCCCGCACCTGGTCGAGATGACCAAGCGGGAAGACAACCCGAACATCGCCGAGTTCCGGCTGCAGCCGCTCGAGCGGGGATTCGGGTACACGCTGGGCAACTCGCTCCGGCGCCTGCTGCTGTCCTCGCTGCGGGGCAGCGCCGTGTGGGCGTTCCGCCTCGACGGGGTGGTGCACGAGCACCAGACCATCCCCGGCGTGCACGAGGACGTGCACCAGATCATCCAGCGCCTCAAGAGCCTCACGCTCGTGCTCGCCGACGACGTCGACGAGGCGGTGCTCAAGATCAAGAAGGACGGCGCCGGCCCCGTGTACGCCCGGGACATCATCCCGAGCGGCTCGGTCCGCGTGGTGAACCCCGACCACCTCCTCTTCACGGTGCAGGACGACCGCGAGGTGAACGGCGAGCTCCACGTCAACAAGGGCCGCGGCTACGTCGAGTCGGAGCTGCACCCCAAGGACCGCTCGCTGCCGGTGGACCTCATCACCATCGACGCGATCTACAACCCGGTCCGCCGCGCCAATTTCTCGGTTGCCGAGACCCGCGTGGGCCAGCGCACCGACTACGACCGGCTCACGGTCAGCGTCGAGACCAACGGCACCCTGTCGCCCGAGGACGCCATCGCCTATGCGGCGGCCCTGGCCCAGGAGCACTTCCGGTATTTCGTCGAGTTCGGCAAGGTCCCGATGGGCCGTCCCGAGGCGCCCGCCGGGCTGCAAGGCGGTGGCGCCCTGCGCGACAAGCTCACCAAGCTGATCGATGACTTCGGTCTCTCGGTCCGGTCGCTCAACTCGCTCAAGAACTCCAACATCCGCACCCTGGGCGACCTCGTGACCTACACCGAGGACGAGCTGCTCAAGGTCAAGAATGTCGGGGAGAAGGCGCTGAAGGAGATCGCGGATCTCCTCCGCCAGCAGGACCTGAACTTCGGGATGCGCTTCGAGGAGGCCGATGGCGACCTCCGCGTGGCTCACCCCGGTACCCCGCCGAGTGCCCGCGTGGCCCTGGACGGCGGCGAGGAGGGCTGA
- a CDS encoding 50S ribosomal protein L28, producing the protein MARVCTVCKKGPMTGNNVSHANNRKKRRWYPNLQTVRVLVEGAPRRVAVCTQCLKSNRVKKATTARAVAV; encoded by the coding sequence ATGGCCCGGGTGTGCACCGTCTGCAAGAAGGGGCCGATGACTGGCAACAACGTCAGTCACGCCAACAACCGGAAGAAGCGTCGCTGGTACCCGAACCTCCAGACCGTCCGTGTGCTGGTCGAGGGAGCGCCGCGCCGGGTGGCTGTCTGTACCCAGTGCCTCAAGTCTAACCGGGTCAAGAAGGCGACGACGGCTCGCGCCGTCGCCGTGTAG
- the moeB gene encoding molybdopterin-synthase adenylyltransferase MoeB has protein sequence MDTPLLGNDEILRYSRHLLLPEVGVEGQRKLKAARVLLVGAGGLGSPAALYLAAAGVGHLGLAEFDRVDVTNLQRQILHGTADIGRPKLESARDRLHDLNPHVHLEPIGERLTSRNALEVLGRYDLVVDGSDNFPTRYLVNDACVLLGKPLVYGSIFRFEGQVSVFDATRGPCYRCLYSEPPPPGLVPSCAEGGVLGVLPGVIGSLQALEAIKLILGAGESLVGRLVLFDALRLRFRELGLRKDPECPLCGPQPTVTALIDYEAFCGLGAPASHGEMEVAVTELAALLQGGAPPALLDVREPHEFAIAHLAGSQLIPLRDLPGRLAEVDSRRDLVVLCHHGMRSLQAVELLRAAGFQRARSLAGGIDAWAAEQDPALPRY, from the coding sequence ATGGATACCCCCCTCCTCGGCAACGACGAGATCCTGCGCTATTCCCGCCACCTCCTCCTGCCCGAGGTGGGCGTCGAGGGACAGCGGAAACTCAAGGCCGCCCGGGTCCTGCTGGTCGGTGCCGGCGGACTGGGCTCCCCGGCGGCGCTCTACCTCGCGGCGGCAGGCGTGGGGCACCTGGGGCTGGCCGAGTTCGACCGGGTCGACGTCACCAACCTGCAGCGGCAGATCCTCCACGGGACCGCCGATATCGGCCGCCCCAAGCTTGAGTCCGCCCGCGACCGCCTGCACGACCTCAATCCCCACGTCCACCTCGAACCGATCGGGGAGCGGCTCACCTCACGCAACGCGCTCGAGGTGCTCGGCCGTTACGACCTGGTGGTCGACGGCAGCGACAACTTCCCCACCCGGTACCTGGTCAACGACGCCTGCGTCCTGCTGGGCAAGCCCCTGGTGTACGGGAGCATCTTCCGGTTCGAGGGACAGGTCTCGGTCTTCGACGCCACGCGCGGCCCCTGCTACCGCTGTCTCTACAGCGAGCCACCGCCCCCGGGTCTGGTGCCAAGCTGCGCGGAAGGGGGCGTCCTCGGCGTCCTGCCCGGCGTCATCGGGAGCCTGCAGGCGCTGGAGGCCATCAAGCTGATCCTGGGCGCCGGGGAGTCGCTGGTGGGCCGGCTGGTGCTCTTCGATGCGCTGCGGCTCCGCTTCCGCGAACTCGGCCTGCGCAAGGATCCGGAGTGCCCGCTCTGCGGGCCGCAGCCGACGGTCACGGCGCTCATCGACTACGAGGCCTTCTGCGGCCTCGGCGCTCCAGCGTCGCACGGGGAGATGGAAGTCGCGGTCACGGAACTCGCGGCACTGTTGCAGGGCGGGGCGCCGCCCGCGTTGCTCGATGTGCGCGAGCCGCACGAGTTCGCCATCGCGCACCTCGCGGGCAGCCAGCTCATTCCGCTGCGGGACCTGCCGGGCCGGCTGGCCGAGGTGGACTCACGGCGGGACCTCGTGGTGCTCTGCCACCACGGCATGCGGTCGCTGCAGGCCGTCGAGCTCCTGCGGGCGGCGGGTTTCCAGCGGGCACGGAGCCTCGCGGGCGGCATCGACGCCTGGGCAGCCGAGCAGGACCCGGCGCTGCCTCGGTACTGA
- a CDS encoding GDP-mannose 4,6-dehydratase produces the protein MPRALITGITGQDGSYLAELLLAKGYEVVGVVRRTSHHSYERIEHLLERVTILPADLLDQHSLTTVIGETQPDEVYNLAAQSYVPTSWSQPVLTGEFTALGVTRILEAIRLAWPGARFYQASSSEMFGRAMETPQRESTPFYPRSPYGVAKCYGHWITVNYRESYGLYAVSGILFNHESPRRGIEFVTRKVTDGAARIKLGRATELKLGNLDARRDWGFAGDYVDAMWRMLQRPEPRDYVIGSGETHTVRELVEIAFGHLGLDWQQYVTTDPKFLRPAEVDVLLADPGLARRDLGWSPTVDFRRLVTMMVDADLALLGAGK, from the coding sequence ATGCCGCGGGCACTGATTACCGGTATCACCGGCCAGGATGGGTCCTACCTCGCCGAGCTGCTCCTGGCCAAGGGCTATGAGGTCGTGGGGGTGGTCCGCCGCACCAGCCACCACAGCTACGAGCGGATCGAGCACCTGCTGGAGCGGGTGACGATCCTCCCGGCAGACCTCCTTGACCAGCACTCCCTGACCACCGTCATCGGCGAGACGCAGCCGGACGAGGTCTACAATCTCGCGGCCCAGTCGTATGTGCCAACCTCCTGGTCCCAGCCCGTCCTGACCGGCGAGTTCACCGCCCTCGGCGTGACCCGCATCCTCGAGGCCATCCGCCTGGCCTGGCCCGGGGCCCGGTTCTACCAGGCCTCGAGCTCCGAGATGTTCGGCCGGGCCATGGAAACGCCGCAGCGGGAGTCCACCCCGTTCTATCCCCGGTCGCCCTACGGCGTGGCCAAGTGCTACGGTCACTGGATCACGGTCAACTACCGGGAGAGCTACGGCCTCTACGCCGTGAGCGGGATCCTCTTCAACCACGAGTCGCCCCGGCGCGGGATCGAGTTCGTGACCCGGAAGGTCACCGACGGCGCGGCGCGCATCAAGCTGGGCCGCGCCACGGAGCTCAAGCTCGGCAACCTCGATGCCCGGCGGGACTGGGGCTTCGCGGGGGACTATGTCGACGCGATGTGGCGCATGCTGCAGCGGCCCGAGCCGCGGGACTACGTGATCGGCAGCGGCGAGACCCACACCGTACGCGAACTGGTCGAGATCGCCTTCGGCCATTTGGGGCTCGACTGGCAGCAGTACGTCACGACCGACCCGAAGTTCCTGCGCCCGGCCGAGGTGGATGTCCTGCTGGCCGACCCCGGCCTGGCGCGCCGGGACCTGGGGTGGTCGCCCACGGTGGACTTCCGGCGGCTGGTGACCATGATGGTGGACGCCGACCTGGCGCTCCTCGGCGCGGGGAAATGA
- the rpsK gene encoding 30S ribosomal protein S11 gives MTAPEKPQTPAPAAAPAAAAPAKVPAAKRGKKVVESEGVAHIAATFNNLLITITDMKGNALVWGSAGKAGFKGSKKSTPFAATVAAENCGREAMNLGLRRVHVRVQGPGSGRESAIQALASAGLKVVSIRDVTPIPHNGCRPPKKRRV, from the coding sequence ATGACTGCTCCCGAGAAGCCCCAGACGCCCGCCCCGGCCGCGGCGCCCGCCGCCGCAGCCCCGGCGAAGGTGCCTGCCGCCAAGCGCGGCAAGAAGGTCGTGGAGAGCGAGGGCGTCGCCCACATCGCCGCCACCTTCAACAACCTGCTCATCACGATCACGGACATGAAGGGGAATGCCCTGGTGTGGGGCTCCGCCGGCAAGGCGGGCTTCAAGGGCTCCAAGAAGTCTACCCCCTTTGCCGCCACCGTGGCCGCCGAGAATTGCGGCCGCGAGGCTATGAACCTCGGGCTGCGCCGGGTGCACGTCCGGGTCCAGGGTCCGGGCAGCGGCCGGGAGTCGGCCATCCAGGCGCTGGCCTCCGCCGGCCTCAAGGTCGTCTCCATCCGCGACGTCACGCCGATTCCGCACAACGGCTGCCGTCCCCCCAAGAAGCGGCGGGTCTGA
- a CDS encoding Rrf2 family transcriptional regulator, giving the protein MRITTWTEYSLIISIHLARRGAAGSGPVAAREIAEQERLPGDYVEQILLRLRRAGLVESVRGAKGGYYLAKDPAAISMRDIMTASEHQTFEMNCATHQVDNDRCNPGAACSIRPVWQALQQRVDDLLGGIALADLMKHETQVQELVSIAPTV; this is encoded by the coding sequence ATGCGAATCACAACCTGGACGGAATACAGCCTCATCATCTCCATTCATCTCGCCCGGCGTGGTGCGGCGGGGAGTGGACCGGTGGCTGCCCGCGAGATCGCCGAGCAGGAACGGCTTCCCGGGGATTACGTCGAACAGATCCTGCTGCGGCTGCGTCGGGCCGGCCTGGTCGAGAGCGTGCGCGGGGCCAAGGGTGGGTACTACCTGGCCAAGGACCCGGCCGCGATCTCCATGCGCGACATCATGACCGCCTCCGAGCACCAGACGTTCGAGATGAACTGCGCCACCCATCAGGTCGACAACGACCGGTGCAATCCCGGGGCGGCCTGCAGCATCCGGCCGGTCTGGCAGGCGCTGCAGCAGCGGGTCGACGACCTGCTCGGCGGGATCGCGCTCGCCGATCTCATGAAGCACGAGACCCAGGTCCAGGAGCTGGTGTCGATCGCGCCGACCGTCTGA